One Fibrobacter sp. UWR4 DNA segment encodes these proteins:
- a CDS encoding C25 family cysteine peptidase gives MKFPVLKTCLAMLAAVPALASIIVEDSRSRFVLDDEVVNSQVSKCADPERSFVDDDNGVPYRLYRVALPSKNSPVVSLSGERLLPLGNALQDESACDKMDFARAPLRYTSLKVSEPYFKDGLWVTDIRVPLYVKSGNGSSLRKSYRLNVKFENATLGVNPGKRALSSVVNAKAAEKFGVSMSASRKARRKASADQTSNVTFLAQLQVTGDKNRPGSLSEDGLYAVDFKTIRTSLLSLGRQNDLDGIAVDQLCLFGASPDTLSSMGPGADARNPNHIFEIPIEVRDHSPNGSSVADGTFNEGDSIVFIGYGNGFWKRADREDSSYVNGTMDYFHSYSPYSYIQSFLFGVKENGSGLRLSEKLPVVNAAGKDVDWMRYVRAEKDAILRDTYFGKDLDWESSTGKEWFWAWGEVSDTVEVAPSTLHARETSTLPGFIEGGKSYVAISYFPNRSVWDNTKYGGQQNVSGLSGKPYKERMDEIWFTMDVNGSKATSSPMGSEEKVTLMPGGNFRMDNAVLKADGNQYALTMLPSGRFERFDGYSVAYQWKPVVDSAEWLLPGAVSGVINVPVPAGTQVMKFVDLQPVGLLDGSNGIAKDSVKSYEDVRYLAVKNNMFRTGLKVAGIPARRDGVISDLSRPNSKIEYLIIVPSEFVAGADSLAEFRSSGKASSTIPTAIVTVEDIYRKYTAGRMSPVAIRNYIAYAREVCPNLNYVLLAGSGHYDYRGMNSKLGPIYIPPFEIEDKAVDDFYAVLDSGEQIMYGTYDLDMSIARLPVSSNTELVNYYRKAKDYEMSGSMDFSNWRSSLLVSADDGKNSGSVDYSRHTMSTESLIATIDSASLKHGIRWNFKKVYLIDYEEDAAAQKKDAAEDFMNVLNQGALFTSYFGHGSMTDWASEGLMKVGYVTRLNNKGRNTILGSFSCTVGRFDFGAKKSLSEEFVLAKDVGAIASVGATRETWASSNKKFAEAYMLGGLVNGRSRLGDAFRYGKKAGAGKAVYNSDRYNEERYTLFGEPVIPLPNFTGLVHLDRELDTLRALDKVVLSGTVDNIQDGYVDLMITEGRFSRRISLQVDEDSITIFNEGNLVFSEEVPVKNGRFETQFITPKKLSFGDSTSEIRMWAFDNKKPEVSKYLHRDIRIEGVSSYADSLQDTVPPVITIQPCNMGEKTGFTNGETVKLQAPACLQVVVEDSTALDFREQADEGITFEIAGVKDPFHPWPYLEQTSKRAKMRMNFSENLYPAGNYIFKVRALDVLGNRSVKMVYLDITDGLTAGLQNVYNVPNPMGKKGTVFYFKDLAVDKNAKVEIFIYNQNGKLVKVIKNAESGVTHWDGRDNHGRLLANGLYHYVVRSQVSTPNGKKTFTKKQKLLISR, from the coding sequence GTGAAGTTCCCTGTCTTAAAAACATGTCTTGCGATGCTTGCGGCAGTTCCTGCCCTGGCGTCAATTATTGTGGAAGATTCCAGATCTAGGTTTGTGCTGGATGACGAAGTTGTCAATAGCCAGGTAAGCAAATGTGCTGATCCGGAAAGGTCTTTTGTGGATGATGACAACGGCGTGCCCTATCGTCTGTATCGTGTGGCATTGCCTTCCAAGAATAGTCCTGTGGTCTCCCTAAGTGGGGAAAGACTTTTGCCCTTGGGAAATGCGCTTCAGGATGAATCCGCTTGCGATAAGATGGATTTTGCCCGCGCGCCCCTTCGTTACACATCTCTCAAGGTTTCTGAGCCGTACTTCAAGGATGGACTCTGGGTTACAGACATTCGTGTCCCGCTGTATGTAAAAAGTGGGAATGGCTCCTCCCTCCGTAAGAGCTACAGGCTGAACGTCAAGTTTGAAAATGCTACCCTCGGTGTGAATCCGGGGAAACGCGCCCTCTCGTCCGTAGTAAACGCTAAGGCTGCCGAAAAGTTCGGCGTGTCCATGAGTGCATCTCGCAAGGCTCGTCGTAAGGCTAGCGCTGATCAAACCTCCAATGTGACGTTCCTTGCCCAGTTGCAAGTTACAGGGGATAAGAACCGTCCTGGCTCTCTCAGTGAAGACGGTCTTTATGCCGTAGATTTCAAGACCATTCGCACGTCCCTCCTGTCTCTTGGACGTCAGAATGATTTAGATGGCATTGCGGTGGATCAGCTTTGCCTGTTCGGGGCGTCTCCGGATACACTGTCCTCTATGGGACCAGGAGCGGACGCCCGCAACCCTAACCATATTTTTGAAATTCCCATTGAAGTCCGAGATCATTCTCCGAATGGAAGTTCTGTTGCCGATGGAACTTTCAACGAAGGTGACTCCATCGTCTTTATTGGCTATGGCAACGGCTTCTGGAAGCGTGCGGACCGTGAAGATTCTTCCTACGTCAATGGGACTATGGATTATTTCCATTCCTATTCCCCCTATTCCTACATCCAGAGTTTCCTCTTTGGCGTCAAGGAAAACGGTAGTGGCCTGCGTTTAAGCGAAAAGCTTCCTGTGGTTAATGCCGCTGGTAAGGATGTGGACTGGATGCGCTACGTCCGCGCTGAAAAGGACGCCATTCTGCGTGATACCTACTTCGGTAAAGACCTGGACTGGGAATCCTCTACGGGTAAGGAATGGTTCTGGGCCTGGGGCGAAGTATCCGATACGGTTGAAGTTGCTCCCTCCACTTTGCATGCCAGGGAAACTTCTACCTTGCCGGGCTTCATTGAAGGTGGCAAGAGCTATGTAGCGATTTCCTACTTCCCGAATCGTTCCGTATGGGATAATACTAAGTACGGCGGCCAGCAGAATGTATCCGGCTTGAGTGGGAAACCGTACAAGGAACGAATGGATGAAATTTGGTTCACCATGGATGTGAATGGTTCCAAAGCCACATCCAGTCCCATGGGCTCGGAAGAAAAGGTGACTCTTATGCCGGGGGGCAATTTCCGTATGGATAATGCCGTCTTGAAGGCTGATGGAAACCAGTATGCCTTGACCATGCTTCCTTCCGGTCGTTTTGAACGATTCGATGGTTACAGCGTTGCCTATCAGTGGAAGCCCGTGGTTGATTCTGCTGAATGGCTTTTGCCGGGGGCCGTATCCGGCGTAATTAATGTTCCTGTTCCTGCAGGGACTCAGGTCATGAAGTTTGTGGACTTGCAGCCGGTGGGCCTTCTGGACGGTTCAAATGGAATTGCAAAGGATAGTGTAAAATCTTATGAGGATGTTCGTTATCTGGCTGTAAAGAACAACATGTTCCGCACGGGCTTGAAGGTTGCCGGCATTCCCGCCAGGAGGGACGGGGTGATTTCTGACCTTAGCCGTCCTAATTCCAAAATTGAATACTTGATTATCGTTCCCTCGGAATTTGTGGCTGGGGCAGATTCTCTGGCTGAATTCCGTTCCAGCGGAAAGGCTTCTTCCACTATTCCTACGGCTATTGTGACTGTGGAAGATATCTACCGCAAGTATACCGCAGGTCGAATGTCTCCGGTGGCTATTCGTAACTACATTGCCTATGCCCGAGAGGTTTGTCCCAACCTGAATTATGTGCTTCTGGCAGGCTCTGGTCATTACGACTATCGTGGTATGAATAGCAAGCTTGGCCCTATCTATATTCCGCCCTTCGAAATAGAAGACAAGGCGGTGGATGACTTCTATGCCGTTCTTGATTCGGGTGAACAGATTATGTATGGTACTTATGATCTGGATATGTCGATCGCCCGACTGCCTGTATCTAGCAATACGGAACTGGTAAATTATTACCGCAAGGCAAAGGACTATGAAATGTCCGGCTCCATGGATTTCTCCAACTGGCGTTCCTCCCTGCTTGTTTCTGCAGATGATGGTAAGAATAGCGGATCCGTGGACTATTCGAGGCACACCATGTCTACGGAAAGCCTGATTGCGACGATTGATAGCGCATCCTTGAAGCATGGCATTCGCTGGAACTTCAAGAAAGTTTACCTGATTGACTACGAAGAAGACGCTGCAGCCCAGAAGAAGGATGCTGCAGAGGACTTTATGAATGTGCTGAATCAGGGCGCATTGTTTACGTCTTATTTTGGTCATGGCTCCATGACGGACTGGGCTAGTGAAGGCTTGATGAAGGTTGGGTATGTGACCCGCCTGAATAACAAGGGGCGTAATACGATTCTTGGCTCGTTCTCCTGCACGGTGGGCCGTTTTGATTTTGGCGCCAAGAAGTCATTATCCGAAGAATTTGTCCTGGCAAAGGATGTGGGTGCTATTGCTTCCGTTGGTGCGACTCGTGAAACCTGGGCTTCCTCCAACAAGAAATTTGCTGAAGCCTACATGCTGGGTGGTCTAGTGAATGGCAGATCGAGATTGGGGGATGCGTTCCGTTATGGAAAGAAGGCTGGCGCTGGCAAAGCAGTCTATAATTCTGACCGCTATAATGAAGAACGTTACACCTTGTTTGGTGAACCTGTAATCCCGCTTCCTAACTTTACAGGCTTAGTGCATCTTGACCGTGAATTGGATACTTTACGGGCTCTGGACAAGGTCGTGCTTTCTGGTACAGTTGACAACATCCAGGACGGCTACGTAGACTTGATGATTACAGAAGGTCGATTCAGCCGTCGCATATCCTTGCAGGTAGATGAGGACTCCATTACCATCTTTAATGAGGGTAACCTGGTGTTCTCTGAAGAAGTCCCTGTGAAAAACGGCCGCTTCGAAACCCAGTTCATTACGCCCAAGAAACTTTCCTTCGGGGATTCCACCTCTGAAATCCGTATGTGGGCGTTTGATAACAAGAAACCTGAGGTGTCCAAGTACCTGCATAGGGATATACGCATTGAAGGTGTATCCAGCTATGCGGATTCCTTGCAGGACACTGTTCCTCCTGTCATTACCATACAGCCTTGCAATATGGGGGAGAAAACGGGCTTTACCAATGGCGAAACCGTTAAACTTCAGGCACCTGCCTGCTTGCAGGTCGTGGTGGAAGATTCAACCGCTCTCGACTTTAGGGAACAGGCTGATGAAGGTATTACTTTTGAAATCGCTGGCGTAAAGGATCCGTTCCATCCCTGGCCTTATCTGGAACAGACATCCAAACGTGCAAAGATGCGCATGAACTTTAGTGAAAATCTTTATCCTGCAGGAAATTACATCTTTAAGGTTCGTGCATTGGATGTGTTGGGTAATCGCAGCGTAAAGATGGTATATCTGGACATTACGGATGGCTTGACTGCAGGTCTTCAGAATGTCTATAACGTGCCCAATCCCATGGGCAAGAAGGGAACTGTCTTCTACTTTAAGGATCTTGCTGTAGATAAGAATGCTAAGGTGGAAATTTTCATCTACAATCAGAATGGTAAGTTGGTAAAGGTCATAAAGAATGCTGAATCCGGTGTAACCCACTGGGATGGCCGTGATAACCATGGCAGACTTCTGGCTAATGGCCTGTATCACTACGTTGTCCGCTCACAGGTGTCTACCCCTAACGGCAAGAAGACTTTCACTAAAAAGCAGAAACTATTGATTTCGAGGTAA
- a CDS encoding peptide chain release factor-like protein, with amino-acid sequence MHRDTYLRMSLDELLRACTLKGYQGSGPGGQHRNKTNTGVLLTLREFNLEIKSCEGRSAHENKVHALHRMQMALALQVRCEPANPEIPFPGSNGHIQTSNALFPLFVAHVFDIMASKGGDTKMAAAAFKLTPSALVKILRQDKACATKLQGNRQQNGQKPLKL; translated from the coding sequence ATGCATCGTGATACCTACTTAAGAATGAGTTTAGACGAACTTCTCCGTGCCTGCACCCTCAAGGGCTACCAGGGCAGTGGTCCCGGCGGACAGCACCGGAACAAGACCAATACGGGAGTTCTTCTGACACTTCGTGAGTTTAATTTAGAAATCAAATCCTGCGAAGGAAGAAGCGCCCACGAAAACAAGGTCCATGCACTGCACCGAATGCAGATGGCCCTGGCCCTCCAGGTAAGATGCGAGCCCGCCAACCCGGAAATTCCCTTTCCCGGAAGCAATGGACATATCCAGACCTCCAACGCTCTGTTTCCCTTATTTGTCGCCCACGTATTTGACATTATGGCAAGTAAGGGCGGAGACACGAAAATGGCGGCTGCGGCATTTAAGCTTACCCCCAGCGCCCTTGTCAAAATCTTAAGGCAGGATAAAGCCTGCGCCACGAAACTTCAGGGCAACCGCCAGCAGAATGGACAAAAGCCTTTGAAGCTGTAA
- the typA gene encoding translational GTPase TypA gives MDQSKIRNVAIIAHVDHGKTTLVDQLLKQCGTFHEGEEVNERVMDSDNLERERGITILSKNTNVMYKGYRVNIVDTPGHADFGGQVERVLGTVDGVILVVDAFEGPMAQTRFVTQKALQMGLMPIVVVNKIDRDGCNPHGALDKVFDLFCELDATEEQLDFDKVFGSGRKGICKAEMEDPDGDFSILMDKIIERIPAPKGDPNAEPLMQITSLEYSGFLGRLAVGRVQNGIFKPGLTVAQSSVDGKFKNVRLQKVLRYDGLTPQPVEEAGPGDIVLLAGFDNFDIGDTLSAPSNPVELPRIHIDPPTISMLFTVNTSPLAGKYGGKFMTGNQLQERLERAHMADPALLVEKVDGASTFKVSGRGILHLTILVENMRRELYEFTIGSPQVIFQNDENGKLLEPIEEFKVEVPSEYSGACIEEIGKRKGEMVNMVTDDNDRVTLEYLVPSRGLIGIRPKLLSLSKGYAISQSIFKAYEPYKGEIPARINGVLIAKEPGEAASYALSNLEDRGYLIIGPGAEVYPGMIVGEHNRDVDITVNVTKGKHLTNMRSKSADDMIQLTPYRRLTLEECVTFINEDECIEVTPEVLRLRKTELDPIKRKQLSKKPVEED, from the coding sequence ATGGATCAGTCTAAAATCAGAAACGTCGCCATTATCGCCCACGTTGACCACGGTAAAACTACCCTGGTGGACCAGCTCCTCAAGCAGTGCGGAACTTTCCACGAAGGCGAAGAAGTCAACGAACGCGTGATGGACTCCGACAACCTGGAACGCGAACGCGGCATTACCATCCTTTCCAAGAACACCAACGTGATGTACAAGGGCTACCGCGTGAACATCGTGGATACCCCGGGGCATGCCGACTTCGGTGGCCAGGTGGAACGCGTTCTCGGTACCGTTGACGGCGTGATTCTGGTGGTGGACGCTTTCGAAGGTCCTATGGCCCAGACTCGTTTCGTTACCCAGAAGGCTCTCCAGATGGGCCTTATGCCTATCGTCGTGGTGAACAAGATCGACCGCGATGGCTGTAATCCTCATGGCGCCCTGGACAAGGTGTTTGACCTGTTCTGCGAACTTGATGCAACTGAAGAACAGCTGGACTTCGACAAGGTGTTCGGTTCCGGCCGTAAGGGCATCTGCAAGGCAGAAATGGAAGATCCGGATGGCGACTTTTCCATCCTCATGGACAAGATCATTGAACGCATTCCGGCTCCCAAGGGCGATCCCAATGCAGAACCCCTCATGCAGATCACTTCTCTGGAATACTCCGGCTTCCTCGGCCGTTTGGCTGTGGGCCGCGTCCAGAACGGTATTTTCAAGCCGGGTCTCACCGTCGCTCAGTCTTCCGTAGACGGCAAGTTCAAGAACGTCCGTCTCCAGAAGGTTCTCCGTTACGATGGCCTTACCCCGCAACCGGTGGAAGAAGCAGGTCCGGGTGACATCGTCCTCCTGGCCGGTTTCGACAACTTCGATATCGGTGATACCCTGTCCGCCCCCAGCAATCCGGTGGAACTGCCCCGTATCCATATCGACCCGCCCACCATCTCCATGCTGTTCACCGTGAACACATCTCCCCTCGCTGGTAAGTACGGTGGAAAGTTCATGACTGGTAACCAGCTGCAGGAACGTCTGGAACGCGCTCACATGGCTGACCCCGCCCTCCTGGTGGAAAAGGTGGATGGCGCATCTACATTCAAGGTTTCCGGTCGTGGTATCCTCCATCTGACCATCCTGGTGGAAAATATGCGTCGTGAACTCTATGAATTCACCATCGGTTCTCCCCAGGTGATTTTCCAGAACGACGAAAACGGCAAGCTCCTGGAACCTATCGAAGAATTCAAGGTTGAAGTGCCCAGCGAATATAGCGGCGCCTGCATTGAAGAAATCGGCAAGCGCAAGGGCGAAATGGTCAACATGGTCACCGACGACAACGACCGAGTGACTTTGGAATACCTGGTTCCCTCTCGTGGCCTTATCGGAATTCGTCCCAAGCTGTTGTCCCTGTCCAAGGGTTACGCCATCAGCCAGTCCATCTTCAAGGCATACGAACCGTACAAGGGAGAAATTCCCGCTCGTATCAACGGTGTGCTCATTGCCAAGGAACCGGGCGAAGCTGCTAGCTATGCACTTTCCAACCTGGAAGACCGCGGCTACCTCATCATCGGACCGGGTGCAGAAGTTTATCCGGGTATGATCGTGGGCGAACACAACCGCGACGTGGATATTACCGTGAACGTGACCAAGGGTAAGCACCTTACCAACATGCGTTCCAAGTCCGCTGACGATATGATCCAGCTGACTCCGTACCGCCGCCTGACTTTGGAAGAATGCGTCACCTTCATCAACGAAGACGAATGCATCGAAGTCACTCCGGAAGTGCTGCGCCTGCGCAAGACCGAGCTCGACCCCATCAAGCGTAAGCAGCTCTCCAAGAAGCCGGTGGAAGAAGACTAA
- a CDS encoding hydroxymethylpyrimidine/phosphomethylpyrimidine kinase gives MAEMIYALTIAGFDGSAGAGFISDIKTMSHFGVYGQAVCTALTEQNEDEFVAPGWVIWERIEAQLETLFKKHTFKYVKIGLVEKAKILKRIVEFVREKSPDAFIVWDPIASASAGFHFMRDANEFLPVMKMIDLVTPNADEYKFLGLEEAQAKGVIQMGKDCSVLLKGGHCEGSESIDTLLHEGKEYKFASPRLPGCGKHGTGCVLSSAILANVALGKSLPEACKIAKDYMNEYLKSGEGRLGFIH, from the coding sequence ATGGCTGAGATGATTTATGCTTTGACCATTGCCGGCTTTGACGGTAGTGCGGGTGCCGGCTTTATTTCGGATATCAAGACCATGTCCCACTTCGGTGTCTATGGTCAGGCCGTTTGTACCGCACTTACAGAACAAAATGAAGATGAATTCGTCGCTCCGGGTTGGGTCATCTGGGAACGTATCGAAGCCCAGCTGGAAACTTTGTTCAAGAAGCACACTTTCAAGTACGTGAAAATAGGTCTTGTGGAAAAGGCGAAGATCCTGAAACGCATTGTGGAGTTTGTCCGCGAAAAGTCTCCCGATGCATTTATCGTCTGGGATCCCATCGCCAGTGCCAGCGCAGGCTTTCATTTTATGCGGGATGCAAATGAGTTCTTGCCGGTCATGAAGATGATTGACCTTGTTACCCCCAATGCCGATGAATACAAGTTCCTGGGTTTGGAAGAGGCTCAGGCCAAGGGCGTTATCCAGATGGGGAAGGACTGCTCTGTTCTCTTGAAGGGCGGCCATTGCGAAGGTTCCGAGTCCATCGACACGCTGCTCCATGAAGGTAAGGAATACAAGTTTGCAAGCCCCCGTTTGCCAGGCTGCGGAAAGCATGGAACCGGCTGCGTGTTGAGTTCTGCCATCCTTGCCAATGTGGCGCTAGGCAAGAGTCTTCCTGAAGCTTGCAAGATTGCAAAAGACTATATGAATGAATACCTCAAAAGCGGGGAAGGCCGCCTGGGATTTATTCATTAA
- a CDS encoding MgtC/SapB family protein, translating into MIEFSVLYRLAAAIGIGLIIGLQREHTYGNQADRHPAGVRTFTLVGLGGAMAAYLSALMGGVAPFVSGFIVIGLLLTASHIAFGMNHREEPGTPMAAFVTAGITTSVALVIVYLLGALCWHNRLLESCAIMVVILWILTAKEQLHSFAQKLSREDILATLKFAVISALILPFLPDQAFGPPGLQVLNPHTIWLFVVFISGIGFVGYVLIKLVGPGKGIWLTGLLGGIASSTALTLNLAGRSKDNQEYAPDFTLGIVLSWSVMYVRLYLICVVLSGSLAVPLALPLLLPVVPGLGYALFLKNRASRNHQAKTADFSNPFKLLPAIKFGLVFTAVMFVANAARVYLGSGALLACSFLGGAAEMDAVAFSVIDMHLKAGLGVRELVLAFLFASLANTLTKGGLVFFLGAKSMRKPIIPAVVLICAVTGGLIAFYL; encoded by the coding sequence ATGATAGAATTCAGTGTTTTATATCGTTTGGCTGCAGCCATTGGTATTGGCCTGATTATTGGCTTGCAGCGTGAACACACTTATGGAAACCAGGCGGATCGGCATCCGGCTGGTGTTCGGACGTTTACGCTTGTGGGTTTGGGTGGAGCAATGGCGGCCTATCTGTCGGCGCTGATGGGTGGGGTCGCTCCCTTTGTTTCTGGTTTTATTGTCATTGGTCTGTTGCTTACGGCCAGTCATATTGCGTTTGGCATGAATCATCGGGAAGAACCTGGAACCCCCATGGCTGCCTTTGTTACTGCAGGCATTACCACTAGTGTAGCTCTTGTCATTGTGTACCTGCTGGGCGCCTTGTGCTGGCATAATCGTTTGCTGGAATCCTGCGCCATTATGGTGGTAATCCTCTGGATTCTTACGGCCAAGGAACAGCTCCATAGCTTTGCCCAGAAATTGTCCCGCGAAGATATTCTTGCCACGTTGAAGTTTGCGGTGATTTCCGCATTGATTTTGCCGTTTCTTCCGGATCAGGCATTTGGCCCGCCTGGTCTGCAGGTTCTAAATCCCCATACCATTTGGCTGTTTGTGGTGTTTATTTCCGGCATTGGCTTTGTGGGGTACGTTCTCATTAAGCTGGTGGGGCCAGGCAAGGGAATTTGGTTGACCGGACTTTTGGGCGGCATTGCCAGCAGCACTGCACTTACATTGAATCTTGCGGGGCGCAGCAAGGATAACCAGGAGTATGCTCCGGACTTTACCCTGGGAATTGTTCTTAGCTGGTCGGTGATGTATGTTCGTCTCTACCTTATCTGTGTAGTGTTAAGCGGAAGTCTGGCAGTGCCTCTTGCCTTGCCCCTCCTATTGCCTGTCGTACCTGGGTTGGGGTACGCCCTGTTCCTGAAAAATCGTGCGAGCCGAAACCACCAGGCGAAAACTGCGGATTTCAGCAATCCCTTCAAGCTGCTTCCCGCCATCAAGTTTGGCCTGGTATTTACCGCAGTCATGTTTGTGGCTAACGCCGCCCGCGTTTATCTTGGATCAGGAGCGCTCCTTGCCTGTAGTTTTCTGGGCGGTGCCGCCGAAATGGATGCGGTGGCATTCTCCGTCATCGACATGCACCTGAAGGCAGGCCTGGGTGTTCGGGAGCTGGTCCTTGCGTTCCTCTTTGCGAGCCTTGCCAATACGCTGACCAAGGGCGGCCTGGTGTTCTTCCTGGGTGCAAAATCCATGCGGAAGCCTATTATCCCTGCGGTGGTCCTGATTTGTGCTGTGACTGGCGGCTTAATAGCCTTCTATTTGTAG
- a CDS encoding GGDEF domain-containing protein produces the protein MAVFLLTLVFDVFRAGGIDSNVQIMKDGWTVTQNGHVYENQTIDVYKFPEGPLGYKDSITFSKRFVFKGRPPYMFRIKTNHAAVKVQIEDWTVFMYGFDRLMQHRFIGTGIFSVPVPYTANGKVLNVTYYGGFRQPLDRVNTFEMLSTEVAYTDYLARHAYSLYIGIFLVVLGFLGTVLGLIACGFSRKFYRFVLIGIMSLLIGVWSMCYTKVIQVCSLDFVTTNFMEYMCLYSIPIPFLLLLQDMHKGKLNPFKHKMLRMITILCTMFVASVAVLHFSNVALVSHFITPYHVFLCLLTVYAMASGLVYSRNMGKSEKIFSVGLVIFFAVALLDIVRYNLLYHFLFSGDFMSTTWTPWGALLFILCLILAYAVYVYEAVAAKAEKEVLAELAYKDALTGLYNRTKCEQIFDVLDQEDADFAIVSIDMNGLKMVNDSHGHSNGDLLISCFASALQEAVVGIGTAIRMGGDEFVVVVRQSHLSEIHMVKERMDVLAVKNSEGLPVPLEASYGVAKRSECIDCCKAKDVYRMADKRMYKMKQESKSKLVRR, from the coding sequence TTGGCTGTTTTCTTGTTGACTCTTGTTTTTGATGTTTTCCGTGCTGGTGGTATTGATTCAAACGTCCAGATAATGAAGGATGGTTGGACTGTTACTCAGAATGGTCACGTTTATGAAAATCAGACGATAGACGTGTACAAGTTTCCGGAAGGGCCGCTAGGGTATAAGGATTCCATTACCTTCTCCAAGAGATTTGTCTTTAAAGGCCGCCCGCCCTACATGTTCCGTATTAAGACGAACCATGCGGCTGTGAAGGTCCAGATTGAAGATTGGACCGTTTTCATGTACGGATTTGATCGTCTTATGCAACATCGTTTTATCGGGACGGGTATTTTCTCTGTTCCGGTTCCTTACACCGCCAATGGTAAGGTCTTAAATGTGACTTACTATGGGGGCTTCAGACAGCCTCTGGACAGGGTGAACACTTTTGAAATGCTCTCTACCGAGGTTGCCTATACCGATTATCTGGCCCGCCATGCATACTCCCTCTATATTGGCATCTTTCTTGTGGTGCTAGGCTTCCTGGGAACTGTATTGGGGCTGATCGCCTGTGGGTTTAGTAGGAAGTTCTATCGATTTGTCCTGATTGGAATCATGTCGCTTTTGATTGGCGTCTGGAGCATGTGCTATACGAAGGTTATCCAGGTGTGTTCCTTGGATTTTGTGACCACAAACTTTATGGAATACATGTGCCTTTATTCGATTCCCATCCCGTTCCTGCTATTGTTGCAGGATATGCACAAGGGGAAGCTTAATCCTTTTAAGCACAAGATGCTTAGAATGATCACGATTCTTTGTACAATGTTTGTTGCGAGCGTGGCGGTCCTGCATTTCTCGAATGTCGCCCTGGTTTCTCACTTTATTACTCCATACCACGTATTCCTATGTCTACTTACAGTCTATGCGATGGCCTCTGGTCTGGTTTATTCAAGGAATATGGGCAAATCGGAGAAGATTTTCTCGGTAGGCCTGGTAATTTTCTTTGCGGTGGCATTACTTGATATCGTCCGGTATAATCTTCTGTACCATTTCCTGTTTTCCGGCGATTTCATGAGTACCACCTGGACTCCCTGGGGCGCACTGTTGTTCATTCTATGTCTTATTCTAGCCTATGCGGTTTATGTGTATGAGGCTGTGGCTGCCAAGGCGGAAAAGGAGGTCCTTGCGGAACTTGCTTATAAGGATGCCCTGACGGGACTGTACAATAGAACAAAGTGCGAACAGATTTTCGATGTACTGGATCAGGAAGATGCAGATTTTGCCATTGTCAGTATCGATATGAACGGTCTGAAAATGGTGAATGATTCCCATGGGCATTCCAATGGCGATCTTCTGATATCCTGTTTTGCAAGTGCCTTGCAGGAAGCTGTGGTAGGAATAGGAACTGCAATCCGTATGGGTGGCGATGAGTTTGTGGTCGTCGTACGTCAATCCCATCTTTCAGAAATCCACATGGTGAAAGAACGTATGGATGTCCTGGCTGTGAAAAATTCTGAAGGGCTTCCGGTTCCTCTGGAGGCTTCCTATGGCGTAGCTAAACGTAGCGAATGTATTGATTGCTGCAAAGCTAAGGATGTCTATCGTATGGCGGACAAGCGTATGTACAAGATGAAGCAGGAATCCAAGTCGAAACTAGTACGTCGTTAA
- a CDS encoding dihydrofolate reductase: protein MRISAIVAVSENNVIGRDGHLPWRLSADLKRFKAITTGHSIILGRKNYDDIGRPLPNRTNYVLTRNTSFEAPGCVVCNSLDAAIRACETAGETECFIIGGAAIYGEAMPLVKKMYVTRVLAQIQGDVFFPDWGEGWRKVDEENFPADEKNEFPTVFQVWERD from the coding sequence ATGCGGATATCTGCAATTGTTGCTGTTTCTGAAAACAATGTGATTGGACGCGATGGACATTTGCCGTGGCGCCTTTCTGCAGATCTCAAGCGTTTTAAGGCCATTACTACAGGTCATTCCATCATCCTAGGTCGCAAGAACTACGACGATATTGGACGTCCGTTACCAAACCGTACTAATTACGTGCTGACCCGCAATACATCCTTTGAGGCTCCGGGGTGCGTTGTGTGCAATTCCCTAGATGCTGCAATTCGTGCCTGCGAGACTGCTGGCGAAACGGAATGCTTCATTATTGGCGGTGCTGCAATCTATGGCGAAGCCATGCCTCTTGTAAAGAAGATGTACGTCACTCGCGTTCTTGCTCAAATACAGGGCGATGTATTCTTTCCGGACTGGGGGGAAGGCTGGCGCAAGGTGGACGAAGAAAATTTCCCCGCCGACGAAAAGAACGAATTTCCGACTGTATTCCAGGTATGGGAAAGGGATTAG